Part of the Virgibacillus necropolis genome, CAAAAGGAGGCTAAAAGCCATGAAAGAAGAATTGGAAAAACTCCAGCAAGAAGCACTAGACAAAATTAAAGATACAGAGCAATTAAAAGAGCTTCAAGCTATTCGGGTTGCTTATTTAGGGAAAAAAGGATCACTTACAGGCGTTCTAAGAGGTATGGGAAAGTTGTCAAAAGAAGAACGTCCTGTAATTGGTGAAATCGCTAATAATGTCCGTGAAACAATTACAGACGCTATAGAAGAAAAAAGTGCTGTTTTACAAGAACAGGTGTTGGAACAGCAACTAGCAAAAGAAACGATTGATGTGACTTTACCAGGTCGTCCTGTCCAAGTTGGTGGACCACATTTGCTGACAACAATTATTGAGGATATTGAAGACTTGTTTATTGGCATGGGATTTGAAGTTAGGGAAGGTCCTGAAGTTGAAACGGACTATTTTAATTTTGAGGCATTAAATCTGCCTAAGGATCATCCAGCTCGTGATATGCAGGATTCGTTTTATATAACCAATGAGCTTTTGTTACGCACACATACGTCACCAGTTCAAGCGCGAACTATGCAGGGCTTAAAGGGAAGCAAACCGGTTAAAATGATTTGCCCTGGTAAAGTATACCGACGTGATACTGATGATGCGACACACTCCCATCAGTTTACTCAAATTGAAGGACTTTATGTGGATAAGCATGTGCGCATGAGTGACTTAAAAGGAATCTTAGATGCATTCGCTAAGAAAATGTTTGGTGAAGATAGAAAAATTCGCCTCCGCCCTAGCTTTTTCCCATTTACCGAGCCATCTGTAGAAATGGATATTTCGTGTAAGGTTTGTAATGGTGAAGGATGTTCTGTTTGTAAGCAAACTGGATGGATTGAGATTTTAGGAGCAGGCATGGTTCACCCGAAAGTACTAGAAATGGCCGGGTATGATTCAACCGTTTATTCAGGGTTTGCATTTGGAATGGGACCAGATCGGATTGCAATGCTAAAGTACGGTATTGATGATATACGTCAATTTTATACAAACGATATACGTTTCTTGAAACAATATCACCAAGCATAAGGGAGGGAGATTGCAATGTTAGTTTCATTAAATTGGTTACAAAATTATATTGATATTGGAGATATTAAACCAGAAGACCTTGCAGAAAAAATTACCAAGTCAGGTATTGAGGTTGAGGGCATCGAATATGTCGCAGAAAAAAGTGAAAATGTTGTTGTTGGATATGTCAAAGAGTGTGAACAGCATCCGAATGCAGACAAATTAAATCTTTGTCAAGTAGACGTTGGTGATGAAATACTACAAATTATTTGTGGGGCACCTAATATTAAGCAAGGCCTAAAGGTTGCTGTAGCTAAACCTAAGGCTGTATTGCCAGGAAATTTTAAAATAAAAAAAGTTAAATTACGGGGAATTGAATCAAACGGAATGATCTGTTCCTTGCAAGAACTTGGAATTGCTGAAAGATATATTCCTAAAAATGTCGCTGATGGCATATTTGTTTTCCCTGATAACGCACAAGTTGGTCATGATGTGACTTCGTTATTAAACTTAGACGATGCAATTCTGGAACTCGGACTAACTCCAAACAGGGCTGATTGTTTAAGTATGCTTGGTGTTGTATATGAAGTTGGAGCTATATTAGACAAACCAATTAATTTGCCAGACGAATCATATACGGCTAGTGAGGAAAGTGCTGCAGACTATCTTTCTGTAACTGTAGAAGATGAAGAGTTAGCGCCGTATTACGGAGCTTTTATGGTGAAAAACATTACGGTAAAACCTTCCCCGTTATGGATGCGTAATTATTTAATGGCAGCAGGAATCCGCCCGATTAATAATGTTGTGGATATAACAAATTATGTATTACTTGAATATGGTCAACCACTACATGCATTTGATTATAATCGTCTAAACTCCAACGAAATAGTTGTAAGAAAAGCGCATGATAACGAAACGATCATTACGTTAGACGATCAGGAACGTAGCCTAACGAACGATCATTTGGTTATTACGAATGGAACAGACCCTGTTGCTCTTGCAGGCGTTATGGGTGGTGCGAATACGGAAGTTAATGATGAAACAACAAGTCTATTAGTGGAAGCGGCTTATTTCAATCCAACTTCTGTTAGAAGAACCGTAAGCGATACAGGGCTTCGTAGCGAATCAAGCACTCGTTTTGAAAAAGGTGTAGATCCAAATCGGGTTAAACGTGCAGGCATGCGTGCATGTCAACTTCTAATAAAATATGCTGATGGAATTGTTCTTCATACACCTGTTGAATTTAATACGTTAGATGCACAGGAAAAGAAAGTCTCAATTGAAACGGAAGAAATTAATAAAAAATTAGGTACAGAAATCACGCATGAAGAGATTGGAGAAATACTAAGGAAACTTCGCTTTTCATATGAAGAAAAAAATAATCAATTTCATGTTACGATTCCTACTCGCCGTGGAGATATTACTATTTTTGAAGATATGCTGGAGGAAGTAGCGCGTATTTATGGCTATGATAATCTGCCGTTTACATTTCCAACTGGCTATGGTCAGGCAGGGACTTTATCAAATCGGCAACAATTAAAACGTGATATTAAAGGATTCATGCAAAGTGCTGGATTATCGGAAACCATCACATATTCCTTAACTAATGAAGAGTATGTCACATCATTTGTAAGTCCGGAAATCAGCAATAACGAAATATTCCCTGTAAAGCTTGCTATGCCGATGAGCAAGGATCATAGTCATTTACGTTTAAGCTCTGTACCGGAATTACTTCAAACTGTCGCATATAATAATGCCAGAAACCAAACAAATATTGCCTATTATGAGTTAGGTTCTGTCTTTATATCAGAAGAATCAACATTGAAAAACCAGCCAGATGAGCAACTTCGTTTAGCAGGTGCTGTTTCGGGATTATGGCATGAACATCAGTGGCAGCAAGAAAAAAAGCCTGTTGATTTTTATGTGGTGAAAGGTATTGTAGAAGGATTGTTTACCTATCTTGAGGTTCCGGTTACATTTAAACAAGCTAAATTACCAGATATGCACCCGGGACGCTGTGCAATTATATCCATCGGGGAACTGGTTGTTGGCTATATGGGTCAAGTTCATCCGCGAATCGAAAAGAAAATGGATTTAAAAGAAACATATGTATTTGATATTAACTTAGATGTTGTATTGGAAAATTACACACATGTTCCAGGATATAAACAACAGTCAAAATATCCATCAGTCGTGAGAGATATTGCATTTGTGCTGGATGAGAGTGTTAACGCTGGGGATGTGAAATCACTTATTGAGGAAGTGGGTCAACCATTGGTTAAAAACGTCCATATTTTCGACGTTTATCAAGGGGAACATTTACCTGATGGTGAGAAATCAATCGCATATAGTTTATTGTATCAAGATGATACTCGAACATTGAAAGATGATGAGGTAGAGGAATCATATCAAGCTATTATTGAAGCGGTTAAAGAACGATT contains:
- the pheS gene encoding phenylalanine--tRNA ligase subunit alpha; translated protein: MKEELEKLQQEALDKIKDTEQLKELQAIRVAYLGKKGSLTGVLRGMGKLSKEERPVIGEIANNVRETITDAIEEKSAVLQEQVLEQQLAKETIDVTLPGRPVQVGGPHLLTTIIEDIEDLFIGMGFEVREGPEVETDYFNFEALNLPKDHPARDMQDSFYITNELLLRTHTSPVQARTMQGLKGSKPVKMICPGKVYRRDTDDATHSHQFTQIEGLYVDKHVRMSDLKGILDAFAKKMFGEDRKIRLRPSFFPFTEPSVEMDISCKVCNGEGCSVCKQTGWIEILGAGMVHPKVLEMAGYDSTVYSGFAFGMGPDRIAMLKYGIDDIRQFYTNDIRFLKQYHQA
- the pheT gene encoding phenylalanine--tRNA ligase subunit beta, which encodes MLVSLNWLQNYIDIGDIKPEDLAEKITKSGIEVEGIEYVAEKSENVVVGYVKECEQHPNADKLNLCQVDVGDEILQIICGAPNIKQGLKVAVAKPKAVLPGNFKIKKVKLRGIESNGMICSLQELGIAERYIPKNVADGIFVFPDNAQVGHDVTSLLNLDDAILELGLTPNRADCLSMLGVVYEVGAILDKPINLPDESYTASEESAADYLSVTVEDEELAPYYGAFMVKNITVKPSPLWMRNYLMAAGIRPINNVVDITNYVLLEYGQPLHAFDYNRLNSNEIVVRKAHDNETIITLDDQERSLTNDHLVITNGTDPVALAGVMGGANTEVNDETTSLLVEAAYFNPTSVRRTVSDTGLRSESSTRFEKGVDPNRVKRAGMRACQLLIKYADGIVLHTPVEFNTLDAQEKKVSIETEEINKKLGTEITHEEIGEILRKLRFSYEEKNNQFHVTIPTRRGDITIFEDMLEEVARIYGYDNLPFTFPTGYGQAGTLSNRQQLKRDIKGFMQSAGLSETITYSLTNEEYVTSFVSPEISNNEIFPVKLAMPMSKDHSHLRLSSVPELLQTVAYNNARNQTNIAYYELGSVFISEESTLKNQPDEQLRLAGAVSGLWHEHQWQQEKKPVDFYVVKGIVEGLFTYLEVPVTFKQAKLPDMHPGRCAIISIGELVVGYMGQVHPRIEKKMDLKETYVFDINLDVVLENYTHVPGYKQQSKYPSVVRDIAFVLDESVNAGDVKSLIEEVGQPLVKNVHIFDVYQGEHLPDGEKSIAYSLLYQDDTRTLKDDEVEESYQAIIEAVKERFGAYVRS